The genome window ATTACTTAACACCCCCTAACATTTCTTTAGCCTTATCAACAATTTCCTGTGGTGATGGGATCATTCCACCGACTCTACCATAGAATCCCACAGGCAGTCTACCATTGTTAGCAATTTTTACATCATCTAACATTTGTCCACAACTCATTTCAACAGTCAAGATACCCTTTGCGGTTTTAGGAATTTCATCAAAAGCTTTATGGGGAAATGGCCATAAAGTTATCGGTCTTATTAGCCCTGCATTTATTCCCTCAGCCTTCAATAATTCAATAACATTTTTAACTATCCTTGAAGTAGTGCCATAGGCACAGAATACTAGCTCTGGATTTTCCATATTATACATTTCATACATAACTTCGTTCTTTTCGATTTCTCTTAATTTATTTTGAATCTTATGGTTTAGATCCTCTAATTCTTGGGGATCAAGTCTAAGTGAGTTTATAATATTTGGCTTTCTCTTACCCTTTGTTCCAGTTGTAGCCCAATCCTTAGGTGAAAGCTGTCTTTTCTTAGGTTCTTTAAATTCGATTGGCTCCATCATTTGTCCAATCATACCATCGCCAACAACCATAACTGGATTTCTATAGTAATCAGCAACTTCAAAGGCTTCCATAGTTAAATCAACTGCTTCTTGAATGTTTGCTGGAGCATAAACAACTAATTTATAGTCTCCGTTTCCCCCACCTCTAGTTGATTGATTATAATCCGATTGAGCTGGCTGGATACCCCCAAGACCAGGACCTCCCCTTACTATGTTTACAATAACACATGGAAGTTCTGCCCCTGCTATATATGAAATACCTTCTTGTTTTAAAGCAATTCCCGGTGAAGATGATGAAGTCATAACCCTTGCACCTGCTCCAGCTGCACCATATACCATATTAATTGCTGCAACTTCACTTTCTGCTTGAACGAATGTTCCACCATGCTTACCAAATTCTCTAGCCATAAATTCTGGCAATTCATTTTGTGGTGTTATTGGATAGCCAAAGAAAAACTTACAACCAGCTTTTATAGCCGCTGCACCGATGGCCTCATTACCTTTCATCAATATTCTAGCCATACCTTTATTTCCCTCCTCGATATTTAAATATCCTATTTCTCAATTTCTCTTTCAACTGATATTACAACATCAGGACAGATAGTGGCACAATTTCCACATCCTATACACTTATCCATCTGTTTAACTGTTGCTGGATGATATCCCTTGATGTTAATTCTCTCTGTATCCATTTCGATTATGTTAACTGGACATACTGTTGTACAAAGCTCACAGCCTTTACATAAGTCTTCTTTAAAAGAAACCTTTCCTCTTGCTTTAGCCATTGTTACAACCCTCCTTGATTAAAATTATATAAATTCTTAGCTATTAAAGATAATCCCCTTTAAACCTTAACTTCTTTTTCAGAGAAAATAATGAATATTGTTACATTTTTTCTCTGAAAACATTAAATTGTAAAAGAGAATGTCCATGGGTTTCACAAATTACATCCAATCTTCCCTCATATACATTTTTATAGGGAATATCTGCCCTGCAATTTCCTTAGGCAGCTGTTTAGCAACCTTTTCTAAGGCACTGACATATTTGATTGGTAAAGACAGTTTTTCTGAAACCTTCATAGCAAGTTCTTGCCCTACTAATACATCCTTTACAGTTGTTTCTCTAAGCAGGTGAGTACTATTAATAATTCCAGTAACCTTGGTTCTAGATGTGGCTTCAATTCCTTTAATATGTTCTACTGCATCCTCTACATTTTGAGTACCAGGTCTATTTGCATTTAGAACACAGAACATATCATAGTTACCTTCTTTGAAGGAAGCATAATATCTTGCTAATGCCCTTGCTCCCACTGCATCTCCTCCCACGTCTAAAACGAGATCATAGGATTCATCTTGTATTGGAGCCAGTACACTTGCAGAAACAGCTGGCAGGTCAACACCGGATTTCATGCCTAAAGAGTTTCCTATAACCTTGATACCCTTTTCCTCCATAATGTCCTGTTTTTCCCTTGACCGGAAATATGGATTTACTACATCCAAATCTCCCAAGGCAACTTTTTTGCCTTGATCCGCAAGCTTCATGGCATAATTTACTGCAAACTCAGTTTTACCACTACCATAATGTCCTATAATAATTCTTATTCTATTATCATTTAGCATATAATCACCTTCATTATGTTAAATGTTATATGAGAAAAGAACACCTGAAAACATTCAACATCCCTATTTATATTCCTGTGCCTGCTCTTCACCTCTTAATACCCTTAGTCCACCTTCTGCCAATGCCATCATTTCATCTTCTCCAGGATATACTATTATATCTGATATGAATTCTACCTTTTCAGTTATCCAGTCTACAAACATTTTATCGTATGCAATACCACCGGTTATAACTATAGCATCAACAGCTCCCTTTAATATTACACTACAGCTTCCTATTTCCTTTGCTACTTGATATGCCATTGCTTTATAAACAAGTTCAGCTTTTTTATCTCCATTTTCAATCATCTTTACAACTTCTCTGCCATCATTTGTGCCAAGGTAAGCCACTAATCCTCCCTTACCCTTTATCATTTTTTTAATCTGATCATGGGTATATTCTCCTGAGAAACAAAGCTTAGCTAAATCGCCAACTGGAAGTCCTCCAGATCTTTCAGGAGAAAACGGGCCTTCTCCATCTAGGGCATTATTAACATCTATAACCCTTCCATTTTTATGGGCTCCTACTGAAATTCCTCCGCCTAGATGGGCTACTATAAGGTTCATTTCTTCATAATCTTTGCCTTTTTCTTTAGCTGCACGTCTTGCAACGGC of Maledivibacter sp. contains these proteins:
- a CDS encoding 3-methyl-2-oxobutanoate dehydrogenase subunit VorB, producing MARILMKGNEAIGAAAIKAGCKFFFGYPITPQNELPEFMAREFGKHGGTFVQAESEVAAINMVYGAAGAGARVMTSSSSPGIALKQEGISYIAGAELPCVIVNIVRGGPGLGGIQPAQSDYNQSTRGGGNGDYKLVVYAPANIQEAVDLTMEAFEVADYYRNPVMVVGDGMIGQMMEPIEFKEPKKRQLSPKDWATTGTKGKRKPNIINSLRLDPQELEDLNHKIQNKLREIEKNEVMYEMYNMENPELVFCAYGTTSRIVKNVIELLKAEGINAGLIRPITLWPFPHKAFDEIPKTAKGILTVEMSCGQMLDDVKIANNGRLPVGFYGRVGGMIPSPQEIVDKAKEMLGGVK
- a CDS encoding 4Fe-4S binding protein — translated: MAKARGKVSFKEDLCKGCELCTTVCPVNIIEMDTERINIKGYHPATVKQMDKCIGCGNCATICPDVVISVEREIEK
- a CDS encoding ATP-binding protein — protein: MLNDNRIRIIIGHYGSGKTEFAVNYAMKLADQGKKVALGDLDVVNPYFRSREKQDIMEEKGIKVIGNSLGMKSGVDLPAVSASVLAPIQDESYDLVLDVGGDAVGARALARYYASFKEGNYDMFCVLNANRPGTQNVEDAVEHIKGIEATSRTKVTGIINSTHLLRETTVKDVLVGQELAMKVSEKLSLPIKYVSALEKVAKQLPKEIAGQIFPIKMYMREDWM
- the buk gene encoding butyrate kinase, with the protein product MTNVYRILAINPGSTSTKIAIYDNEKSVLETTLRHPTEEINKYEKVYDQYEFRKNVILDALNEKEINLTKLSAVVGRGGLLKPIEGGTYSVNDKMLDDLKVGVLGEHASNLGGILACEIASNLNIPAFIVDPVVVDEMEDVARISGMPEIDRISIFHALNQKAVARRAAKEKGKDYEEMNLIVAHLGGGISVGAHKNGRVIDVNNALDGEGPFSPERSGGLPVGDLAKLCFSGEYTHDQIKKMIKGKGGLVAYLGTNDGREVVKMIENGDKKAELVYKAMAYQVAKEIGSCSVILKGAVDAIVITGGIAYDKMFVDWITEKVEFISDIIVYPGEDEMMALAEGGLRVLRGEEQAQEYK